From Roseibium alexandrii DFL-11, the proteins below share one genomic window:
- a CDS encoding LacI family DNA-binding transcriptional regulator, which produces MTVTLKEVAELAGVSRSAVSRTFTDGASVSDKTRRKVEKAATKLGYTPNILARGLTTRRTKLIGLVSNNFHNPIFLEVFDQFTRKLQGVGLRPLLVNLSDETDPEASVRMLRQYSVDGVVVASSTLPPGFSKAFKDAGVPVVNSFGRYSTAPEFHVVGIDNVECGRMAALELAKRGYKHVAFLGGPDTATSTQDRFKGFSEEISRHPDMEMTVSYAKAYSFEAGREEMQRLLGIRPLAEAYFCGDDVLSIGVLSAIEDAGLNIPGDIGIIGLNDMEMAGWQNINLTTIRQPVQQIINSSVELIVSINLKVFRYTPARPCSGRLIGPAFLRPVS; this is translated from the coding sequence ATGACCGTTACCTTGAAAGAAGTTGCCGAACTTGCAGGCGTGTCGCGCTCTGCCGTTTCGCGCACCTTCACTGACGGCGCATCCGTTTCAGACAAGACCCGCCGCAAAGTTGAGAAAGCGGCCACAAAGCTTGGCTATACGCCGAATATTCTGGCCCGTGGACTGACCACCAGACGCACGAAACTGATAGGCCTGGTTTCCAACAACTTTCACAATCCGATCTTTCTGGAAGTTTTCGACCAGTTTACGCGCAAGCTTCAGGGCGTGGGGTTGCGGCCGCTTCTGGTAAATCTGTCTGATGAGACCGACCCGGAAGCATCCGTGCGCATGCTCCGGCAGTACTCAGTCGACGGCGTGGTTGTTGCCTCGTCCACCCTGCCGCCCGGCTTTTCCAAGGCATTCAAGGATGCCGGAGTGCCTGTGGTAAACAGCTTCGGACGGTACTCGACCGCGCCAGAATTCCATGTGGTCGGCATCGACAACGTGGAATGCGGCCGGATGGCGGCACTGGAGCTCGCCAAACGTGGCTACAAGCACGTCGCGTTTCTTGGCGGCCCAGACACAGCCACATCCACGCAGGACCGATTCAAGGGGTTTTCAGAAGAGATTTCGCGGCATCCAGACATGGAGATGACTGTCAGCTACGCGAAGGCCTACTCCTTTGAGGCAGGCCGGGAGGAAATGCAGCGCCTTCTTGGTATCCGCCCACTCGCCGAAGCCTATTTTTGCGGCGATGATGTTCTGTCGATTGGGGTCTTGAGCGCGATTGAGGATGCCGGCCTAAATATTCCAGGCGATATCGGCATCATTGGCCTGAACGACATGGAAATGGCAGGTTGGCAGAACATCAATCTGACGACGATCCGCCAACCGGTTCAACAGATCATCAATTCCTCTGTGGAACTGATTGTCTCAATAAACTTAAAGGTGTTTAGGTATACGCCCGCCCGCCCATGTTCAGGTAGGCTGATAGGACCCGCGTTTCTGCGCCCGGTGTCCTAG
- a CDS encoding ABC transporter ATP-binding protein: protein MLNVENLSISFGTDEGLITPVQGVSFWVEAGKTLGLVGESGSGKSITTKALMRLLPGNAHLSPETRITYRSKNGKEIEVEKIKPRSRELRALRGGEIGMIFQEPMASFSPVYSIGNQMIEAIRLHRGCGKREARELAVEMLQKVGISNAAVRIDQYPHEMSGGMRQRAMIALALSAGPALLIADEPTTALDVTIQAQVLDLMRELQRDLGMAMIFITHDLGVIAQIADEVAVMYLGTIVERGATRDVIRDPKHPYTQGLLKAIPSLETLHDRLSPVPGDIPSPTERPSGCPFHTRCPDAINNICNVRTPVELTPAPGRAVRCWLHDEPKSGRSAA, encoded by the coding sequence ATGCTTAACGTTGAAAACCTCTCCATTTCATTTGGCACTGACGAAGGCTTGATCACACCGGTGCAGGGTGTCAGTTTTTGGGTGGAGGCTGGCAAAACACTTGGCCTTGTCGGCGAAAGCGGCTCAGGCAAATCGATCACCACCAAGGCCCTGATGCGCCTTCTGCCAGGCAATGCGCATCTGTCGCCGGAAACACGGATCACTTACCGCTCGAAGAACGGCAAGGAAATCGAGGTCGAAAAAATCAAGCCCCGTTCCAGAGAGCTGCGAGCCTTGCGGGGCGGCGAAATCGGCATGATTTTTCAGGAGCCTATGGCAAGCTTCTCGCCGGTCTATTCCATCGGCAACCAAATGATCGAGGCAATCCGCCTTCACCGCGGCTGCGGAAAACGTGAAGCACGCGAGCTTGCCGTTGAGATGTTGCAAAAGGTCGGCATTTCGAACGCCGCGGTCCGGATTGACCAATATCCGCATGAAATGTCCGGCGGCATGCGTCAGCGCGCCATGATCGCGCTCGCCCTGTCCGCAGGTCCCGCCCTTCTGATTGCCGATGAACCAACAACAGCGCTGGATGTCACCATTCAGGCACAGGTTCTGGACCTGATGCGCGAGCTTCAGCGAGACCTTGGCATGGCCATGATCTTCATCACACATGATCTCGGTGTGATTGCACAAATCGCTGATGAGGTTGCGGTGATGTATCTCGGCACCATCGTTGAGCGCGGTGCCACTCGTGATGTCATCCGAGATCCCAAGCACCCCTATACCCAAGGTCTTTTAAAGGCGATCCCGAGCCTTGAGACTTTGCATGATCGTTTATCCCCCGTCCCCGGCGATATCCCGAGCCCGACAGAACGGCCATCCGGCTGTCCTTTCCATACCCGCTGCCCGGACGCAATCAACAATATCTGCAACGTCAGGACGCCTGTGGAACTCACCCCCGCCCCCGGTCGCGCTGTTCGCTGCTGGCTGCATGATGAACCTAAAAGCGGAAGGAGCGCAGCATGA
- a CDS encoding ABC transporter permease, giving the protein MTDATAGKLSAQEEKERQKRLKYYSASQWTLIWWRFKRHRAAMIASIILGLMALMGIFAEFVAPYGPTTRDTKYIDGAPQIPMFCDQNGCSIQPFIHGVSTKRDPVTLRAISIPDPEKRVYVTFFAKGEETRVLGFIPTNRHLFGLSDAEAKLHLWGTDSLGRDVFSRTMYATRTSLSIGVIGVLISFVMALLIGGIAGYAGGMTDNVIQRVTEVVRVVPIIPLYMGLAAAMPKEWSTTQVYFAMTLILGFFGWPTLARRIRSQLLSIRNEDYVVAARLAGARPGRIIGQHMLPSFTSFIIVDMVISFPYMILAETALSFVGLGLRPPTVSWGVLLQQAQSVRVIEQTPWLFIPALFVVVAVLAFTVIGDGLRDAADPYSEAR; this is encoded by the coding sequence ATGACCGATGCGACCGCAGGCAAACTAAGTGCGCAAGAGGAAAAGGAACGTCAGAAGCGGCTGAAATACTATTCAGCCTCTCAATGGACTTTGATCTGGTGGCGGTTCAAACGGCACAGGGCGGCCATGATTGCCAGTATCATTCTTGGTCTGATGGCCTTGATGGGCATCTTCGCGGAGTTTGTCGCGCCATACGGCCCGACGACCCGCGATACAAAATACATCGACGGAGCCCCGCAAATTCCAATGTTCTGCGATCAGAACGGGTGTTCTATCCAACCGTTCATCCATGGTGTTTCCACAAAACGTGACCCGGTCACCTTGCGTGCCATCTCAATCCCCGACCCGGAAAAGCGCGTCTATGTGACCTTCTTCGCCAAGGGCGAGGAGACTCGGGTGCTTGGCTTCATTCCAACCAACCGGCATTTGTTCGGTTTGTCGGACGCGGAGGCAAAGTTGCACCTGTGGGGCACAGACAGTCTCGGCCGAGACGTCTTCTCCCGCACCATGTACGCCACCCGCACCTCGCTCTCCATTGGCGTGATCGGCGTTCTGATTTCTTTTGTTATGGCCCTGCTGATCGGAGGTATTGCTGGCTATGCGGGAGGCATGACAGACAATGTCATTCAGCGTGTTACGGAAGTTGTCCGGGTCGTCCCCATCATCCCACTCTACATGGGCCTTGCAGCCGCCATGCCGAAGGAATGGTCGACCACGCAGGTCTATTTTGCCATGACCCTGATCCTGGGTTTCTTCGGCTGGCCAACTTTGGCGCGCCGCATCCGCTCCCAGCTCCTCTCGATCCGCAATGAGGACTACGTTGTCGCCGCAAGGCTCGCCGGTGCCCGTCCCGGCAGGATTATTGGCCAGCACATGCTCCCGAGTTTCACCAGCTTCATCATCGTCGATATGGTGATTTCCTTCCCCTACATGATCCTGGCTGAAACCGCCCTGTCCTTTGTCGGCCTCGGATTGCGCCCCCCGACGGTATCCTGGGGCGTATTGCTGCAGCAAGCGCAGTCGGTTCGCGTCATTGAACAAACACCTTGGCTGTTTATCCCCGCTCTCTTTGTGGTGGTCGCGGTACTCGCGTTCACGGTCATCGGCGACGGTCTGCGCGACGCAGCCGATCCTTACAGCGAAGCCCGGTGA
- a CDS encoding sugar ABC transporter substrate-binding protein — protein MRSTLKSLLLAAAVIAAPLAGAQVASAEGEKYILVSHAPDSDSWWNTIKNGIALAGDQMGVDVEYRNPPTGDLADMARIIEQAAASGPNGIITTLSDPDVLSGPIKDAVASGIDVIIMNSGTPDQAREVGALMYVGQPEYDAGHAAGLRAKGDGVTSFLCVNHYISSPSSTERCKGFADGLGVELGDQMIDSGQDPAEIKNRVLAYLNANPDTDAVLTLGPTSADPTLLALDENGMAGDIYFGTFDLGENIVEGIKSGVINWGIDQQPFLQAYLPVVVLTNYHRYGVLPGNNINSGPGFVTKDGLTLVEKFAGEYR, from the coding sequence ATGAGATCAACTCTTAAGTCGCTGCTGCTTGCCGCAGCGGTCATTGCTGCCCCGCTCGCCGGGGCTCAAGTCGCATCAGCCGAAGGCGAGAAGTATATTCTCGTCAGCCATGCGCCGGACAGCGACAGTTGGTGGAACACGATCAAGAACGGCATCGCCCTTGCCGGCGACCAGATGGGTGTTGACGTCGAATACCGCAATCCACCGACCGGTGACCTTGCGGACATGGCGCGCATCATCGAACAGGCCGCGGCTTCGGGACCGAACGGCATCATCACGACATTGTCCGATCCGGACGTTTTGTCCGGGCCAATCAAGGATGCTGTGGCATCCGGCATTGACGTTATCATCATGAATTCCGGCACACCGGACCAAGCCCGCGAAGTCGGAGCCTTGATGTATGTCGGTCAGCCGGAATATGACGCCGGCCATGCGGCGGGTCTGCGCGCCAAGGGAGATGGCGTGACAAGCTTCCTGTGTGTGAACCACTACATCAGCTCCCCGTCATCGACTGAGCGCTGCAAGGGGTTTGCAGACGGTCTTGGTGTGGAGCTGGGTGATCAAATGATCGACAGCGGTCAGGATCCGGCTGAAATCAAGAACCGTGTTCTCGCTTACCTCAATGCTAACCCGGATACCGATGCCGTTTTGACGCTTGGTCCGACCAGTGCAGATCCGACCTTGCTGGCGCTGGATGAGAACGGCATGGCCGGCGACATCTACTTCGGGACGTTTGACCTTGGTGAGAACATCGTTGAGGGCATCAAAAGCGGTGTCATCAACTGGGGGATCGATCAGCAACCGTTCCTGCAGGCTTACCTGCCGGTCGTGGTCCTGACCAATTACCATCGCTATGGCGTTCTGCCGGGCAACAACATCAACTCGGGCCCTGGTTTCGTGACCAAGGACGGGCTGACCCTGGTGGAGAAGTTTGCGGGCGAATACCGCTGA
- a CDS encoding TIM barrel protein — translation MSIRIGNAPCSWGVEFPDDPRNPAWRTVLQECSGAGYKGIELGPVGFMPEDPAVLSEALAQYDLELIGGVVFRPFHDPDAWENVLDGTHRTAKALVAHGAQHMVLIDSISLRRAPTAGRPEEAEQMNASEWTAYRDRIAEAAKIGTENYGLTVGIHAHAAGFMEFEPELERLLNEVDEKYLKICFDTGHHSYAGFDPVAFMERNIGRISYMHFKDVDPKVKADVVANRTGFYDACGQGIFCNLGDGDVDFPKVRQILLDNGFQGWCTVEQDCDPTLDVSPIDDARANREYLESIGFK, via the coding sequence ATGAGCATTAGAATTGGCAATGCGCCGTGTTCATGGGGCGTTGAGTTTCCTGACGATCCACGCAATCCGGCCTGGAGGACTGTCCTGCAAGAGTGCTCGGGAGCAGGATACAAGGGCATTGAACTTGGACCTGTCGGCTTCATGCCGGAAGACCCTGCGGTCCTTTCGGAAGCCCTTGCGCAATATGACCTGGAATTAATTGGTGGTGTCGTTTTCCGGCCGTTTCATGACCCGGACGCCTGGGAGAACGTGTTGGACGGCACGCACCGGACGGCCAAGGCTTTGGTGGCACATGGTGCCCAGCACATGGTGCTGATCGATTCCATTTCACTCCGCCGCGCCCCAACCGCTGGGCGGCCTGAAGAAGCTGAGCAGATGAATGCTTCCGAATGGACGGCATACCGGGACCGTATTGCTGAGGCTGCAAAAATCGGTACCGAAAATTATGGTCTGACAGTCGGAATTCATGCGCACGCAGCTGGCTTCATGGAATTCGAGCCGGAGCTTGAACGGCTTTTGAACGAGGTCGATGAGAAGTATCTGAAGATCTGTTTTGACACCGGCCACCATTCTTATGCCGGTTTTGACCCTGTCGCCTTCATGGAACGCAACATCGGGCGGATCTCCTACATGCACTTCAAGGACGTCGACCCGAAAGTTAAGGCCGATGTGGTCGCCAATCGGACAGGTTTCTACGATGCCTGCGGGCAGGGAATCTTCTGTAATCTCGGCGACGGGGATGTCGACTTTCCAAAGGTGCGGCAGATCCTTCTCGACAACGGGTTCCAAGGATGGTGCACGGTGGAGCAGGACTGTGACCCGACGCTGGATGTGTCGCCGATCGACGATGCACGGGCTAACCGTGAGTATCTGGAATCCATCGGTTTCAAATAA
- a CDS encoding Gfo/Idh/MocA family protein has translation MAEIGIGILGGGYMGKAHAVAMSAVGAVFNTALRPRLEMVCASSLASAEKYRDAFGFNRAAANWQELVEDPRVEAIVIASPQSTHRDIAEAAFSWNKPVLCEKPMGASLEDSEAMVAAAENSGCVNMVAYNYIRTPASQYARKLIADGVIGNITWFRGEHTEDFFADPMAPASWRTDGDANGTMGDLAPHMINAALALVGPVRSVMAEIERVHENRPGGKVTNDDHGQMMTRFENGAMGHMYFSRIATGRKMGYAYEITGTKGAIRFDQEDQNALWLYLMDDKEADRGFRKILTGPAHPDYLPFCQGPGHGTGYQDQIIIEAKDFLEAIHSGASIWPTFRDGLAVKHIVEAAMESSRTKSWQPLKST, from the coding sequence ATGGCGGAAATCGGGATCGGTATCCTCGGCGGAGGCTACATGGGCAAGGCGCATGCCGTTGCCATGTCTGCCGTCGGTGCTGTTTTCAATACCGCGTTGCGGCCACGGCTTGAAATGGTGTGTGCAAGTTCACTTGCGTCTGCTGAAAAGTATCGTGATGCCTTCGGTTTCAACCGCGCTGCAGCCAATTGGCAAGAACTCGTCGAAGATCCAAGGGTCGAGGCGATCGTTATCGCATCCCCACAATCTACTCACCGGGATATTGCCGAAGCCGCATTTTCTTGGAACAAGCCGGTCCTCTGCGAAAAGCCGATGGGCGCAAGCCTGGAGGATTCGGAGGCCATGGTCGCAGCTGCGGAAAATAGCGGTTGCGTGAACATGGTCGCCTACAACTATATACGCACACCAGCGAGCCAGTACGCCCGAAAACTTATCGCAGATGGTGTCATTGGCAACATCACATGGTTTCGAGGTGAGCATACGGAAGACTTCTTCGCTGACCCGATGGCTCCGGCGTCCTGGCGCACGGATGGCGATGCGAACGGGACCATGGGCGATCTTGCGCCGCACATGATCAACGCGGCGCTTGCGCTGGTTGGCCCGGTGCGCAGCGTTATGGCTGAGATCGAACGGGTTCACGAGAATCGGCCTGGCGGCAAGGTGACCAATGACGACCATGGTCAGATGATGACACGCTTCGAAAACGGAGCGATGGGACACATGTACTTCAGCCGGATCGCGACTGGCCGGAAGATGGGATACGCCTACGAAATCACAGGAACAAAAGGCGCTATCCGGTTCGATCAGGAAGACCAGAACGCCCTATGGCTCTATCTAATGGATGACAAGGAGGCGGACCGAGGTTTCCGGAAAATCCTGACAGGCCCCGCGCATCCCGATTATTTGCCATTTTGCCAAGGACCTGGCCACGGGACCGGTTATCAGGACCAGATCATTATTGAGGCCAAGGATTTCCTGGAGGCAATCCATTCGGGGGCGTCGATCTGGCCGACTTTCCGGGATGGTCTTGCCGTCAAACACATTGTGGAAGCGGCCATGGAATCCTCACGGACCAAGAGCTGGCAACCTCTGAAATCAACCTAA
- a CDS encoding ABC transporter permease has product MTEANVAASADERVKQQSNLQKALIRPELGGMCGTIIVFALFLIFAGDSGMFSAQGMMNWSTVSAQFMIIAVGACLLMIAGEFDLSVGSMIGFSGMMIAIFTVTLEWPVWQAILATFVMALAIGALNGYIVVRTGLPSFIVTLAFLFILRGFTIYLPQIIERKTIIGGVDRAAEGDWFASLFGGKILTGFFAWMGDAGIIDVFERGSRAGQPVVEGIPMLIVWAIALVIVGHIILTRTQFGNWIFAAGGDAQAARYVGVPVNRVKILMFMFTAFCATVFATCQVMEFGSAGADRGLLKEFEAIIAVVIGGALLTGGYGSVIGAALGALIFGVVQQGLFFAGVESSLFRVFLGVILLFAVILNTYIRRIITGER; this is encoded by the coding sequence ATGACCGAGGCCAACGTGGCAGCGTCCGCTGATGAGCGGGTGAAGCAGCAATCCAACTTGCAAAAAGCTCTTATCCGCCCGGAGCTCGGCGGGATGTGCGGCACAATTATCGTATTTGCCTTGTTTCTGATTTTTGCCGGCGACAGCGGTATGTTCAGCGCTCAAGGGATGATGAACTGGTCGACCGTCTCCGCGCAATTCATGATCATTGCCGTGGGTGCCTGTCTTTTGATGATTGCGGGTGAATTTGACCTGTCTGTCGGGTCCATGATCGGCTTTTCCGGGATGATGATCGCCATCTTTACGGTGACGCTCGAGTGGCCTGTTTGGCAGGCGATCCTTGCAACCTTTGTCATGGCGCTCGCGATCGGTGCGTTGAACGGTTACATCGTGGTGCGCACTGGACTGCCGAGCTTCATCGTGACACTCGCATTCCTGTTTATCTTACGTGGCTTCACCATCTACCTGCCACAAATTATTGAGCGCAAGACCATCATTGGCGGGGTTGACCGTGCGGCCGAGGGCGACTGGTTCGCATCCCTGTTCGGCGGCAAGATCCTGACCGGTTTCTTCGCTTGGATGGGCGACGCTGGCATCATCGATGTGTTTGAGCGCGGCTCTCGCGCTGGGCAGCCGGTGGTCGAAGGCATCCCAATGCTGATCGTCTGGGCGATCGCATTGGTCATCGTTGGCCACATTATTTTGACCCGCACCCAATTCGGAAACTGGATCTTTGCAGCGGGCGGCGATGCGCAAGCAGCGCGCTATGTGGGAGTTCCGGTCAACCGCGTCAAAATCCTGATGTTTATGTTCACGGCCTTTTGCGCCACTGTCTTTGCAACGTGCCAGGTCATGGAGTTCGGGTCGGCCGGGGCTGACCGCGGGTTGCTCAAGGAATTCGAAGCGATCATCGCTGTTGTCATCGGCGGAGCGCTGCTCACTGGCGGGTACGGCTCGGTGATCGGAGCCGCGCTGGGCGCCTTGATTTTTGGCGTGGTCCAGCAAGGGCTCTTCTTTGCAGGCGTGGAGAGTTCCCTCTTCCGGGTTTTTCTCGGCGTGATTCTGCTCTTTGCGGTGATCCTGAACACCTACATCCGCCGCATCATCACAGGGGAGAGATAA
- a CDS encoding ABC transporter ATP-binding protein: MTTGNVLIEVRDLEVHFPIQKKKLFSSEVQTLRAVDGVSFNINRGETVGLVGESGSGKTTVGRAILRAIDPSYGDVFFHTIDDDVDLANAEGEELRKFRKHMNMVFSEGPVQLSSLAAERLRLFRSKMSLVFQDPYSSLNPRMTVRDIIAEPLIASGMMKDRDAIDARVREIASRCKLNLEHLRRFPHAFSGGQRQRICIARALVSKPDFVVCDESVSALDVSIQAEIVNLLKDLQEEMGVAFLFIAHDLSVVAQMSHKVAVMYVGKFVEYGPTENLFFNPKHPYTHALLSAIPQADPDAEFNPIKLTGEIPNPLDAPEGCRFNTRCPFANDRCATKAPEWRELEPEHYVACHYSETFDFSRG; encoded by the coding sequence ATGACCACGGGCAACGTTCTGATCGAAGTCCGGGATCTTGAAGTCCATTTCCCGATCCAAAAAAAGAAGCTGTTCTCCTCAGAGGTGCAAACGCTGCGCGCTGTCGACGGTGTCAGTTTCAATATCAATCGCGGTGAAACAGTCGGACTGGTCGGAGAATCCGGGTCCGGCAAAACAACCGTTGGCCGCGCGATCCTGAGGGCTATCGACCCGTCCTACGGAGATGTCTTCTTTCATACAATCGATGACGATGTTGATTTGGCGAATGCTGAGGGAGAAGAACTTCGTAAATTCCGCAAACATATGAATATGGTGTTTTCCGAAGGTCCGGTTCAGCTCTCTTCGCTTGCTGCTGAGCGGCTGCGTCTGTTCCGTTCCAAAATGAGCCTTGTTTTTCAGGATCCCTACTCGTCGCTCAATCCGCGCATGACGGTTCGCGATATCATTGCGGAGCCCTTGATCGCATCCGGTATGATGAAAGATCGCGATGCAATTGATGCCCGTGTGCGAGAGATCGCCAGTCGCTGTAAACTCAATCTGGAACATCTGCGCCGGTTCCCGCACGCTTTCTCCGGCGGACAACGGCAACGTATCTGTATTGCCCGCGCGCTTGTCTCCAAACCGGATTTTGTTGTCTGTGATGAAAGCGTATCAGCTCTGGACGTTTCCATTCAGGCCGAGATCGTCAATCTATTGAAGGATCTGCAGGAAGAGATGGGCGTTGCCTTTCTTTTCATAGCGCACGATCTGTCGGTCGTTGCCCAGATGAGTCACAAGGTCGCCGTGATGTATGTTGGCAAATTTGTTGAGTATGGGCCGACCGAAAATCTATTCTTCAACCCAAAACATCCCTACACCCACGCGCTCCTGTCCGCCATTCCGCAGGCTGATCCCGATGCAGAGTTCAATCCGATCAAACTGACCGGCGAAATCCCGAACCCGCTCGATGCGCCCGAGGGTTGCCGGTTCAACACTCGCTGCCCTTTCGCCAATGACCGCTGCGCCACCAAAGCGCCCGAATGGCGGGAATTGGAACCCGAACACTATGTCGCGTGCCATTATTCCGAAACGTTCGACTTTTCCAGAGGGTAA
- a CDS encoding ATP-binding cassette domain-containing protein: MTSTHAPIIQMQGIEKHFGSVIALAGVSVDIYPGECHCLLGDNGAGKSTFIKTMSGVHKPTKGEILFEGRPMHFSDPRDAISAGIATVYQDLAMIPLMSVSRNFFMGNEPIRRLGPLKLFDHDYANRVTMEEMRKMGINLRGPDQAVGTLSGGERQTVAIARAVHFGAKVLILDEPTSALGVRQTANVLATIDKVRKQDIAVVFITHNVRHALAVGDRFTVLNRGQTLGTAQRGQITPDELQDMMAGGQELVALEDSLGGTV; this comes from the coding sequence ATGACGTCCACGCACGCTCCCATCATTCAAATGCAGGGGATTGAGAAGCATTTCGGTTCGGTGATCGCGCTTGCCGGTGTTTCGGTCGACATTTATCCGGGCGAATGTCATTGTCTTCTCGGCGACAACGGTGCCGGTAAATCGACTTTCATCAAAACCATGTCCGGAGTCCACAAGCCGACCAAGGGAGAAATCCTGTTTGAAGGACGGCCGATGCATTTCTCCGATCCAAGGGATGCGATCTCTGCCGGTATCGCGACGGTGTATCAGGACCTTGCGATGATCCCGCTGATGTCTGTCAGCCGGAATTTCTTTATGGGCAACGAGCCAATCCGTCGTCTCGGTCCGCTGAAGCTCTTCGATCATGATTATGCAAACCGGGTGACGATGGAGGAGATGCGCAAGATGGGCATCAATCTGCGCGGTCCGGATCAGGCAGTTGGAACCTTGTCCGGCGGTGAGCGCCAGACCGTTGCCATCGCGCGCGCAGTTCATTTCGGAGCCAAGGTCCTGATCCTTGATGAACCGACTTCAGCGCTCGGTGTCCGTCAGACGGCCAACGTCCTTGCAACCATCGACAAGGTGCGCAAGCAGGACATCGCGGTTGTTTTCATCACCCACAATGTCCGGCATGCGCTTGCCGTTGGAGATCGGTTCACGGTGCTGAACCGCGGTCAAACGCTTGGAACGGCGCAGCGCGGCCAGATCACACCGGACGAGCTCCAGGACATGATGGCCGGCGGTCAGGAGCTGGTTGCCTTGGAGGATTCTTTAGGGGGAACAGTTTAG
- a CDS encoding Gfo/Idh/MocA family protein: MARLNWGMIGGGEGSQIGPAHRLGAGLDGAFSFVAGALDHRPEAGREYGQRLGLAANRAYGDWREMLDGEKGREDRVDLVTVATPNATHFEITKAFLENGFHVLCEKPMTMTVEEGEEIVRISRETGNICAVNYGYTGYSLVRHMKAMVARGDLGKIRLVKAEFAHGHHADAADADNPRVRWRYDPAQAGVSAQFADCGIHALHMASFVTGQEVKRLSADTVSCISSRELEDDAMVNFRMDGGAVGRLWTSSVAIGRQHGLTLQIFGEKGGLRWSQEQPNQLYWMPLNGRLEIIERGEGGLSPEADRTSRVTIGHAEGMPLAFANIYTDLAEAIQARKSGRTMDPAADLYPRAEDGLRSMAAVFAVADSGKREGVWVDARPPMFR, translated from the coding sequence ATGGCACGATTGAATTGGGGCATGATTGGCGGCGGTGAAGGCAGCCAGATCGGGCCGGCGCACCGGCTTGGCGCCGGTCTTGATGGAGCGTTTTCCTTTGTTGCGGGCGCGTTGGATCATCGGCCTGAAGCGGGCCGGGAATATGGCCAACGGTTGGGCTTGGCGGCTAATCGTGCCTATGGCGACTGGCGGGAAATGCTGGACGGCGAAAAGGGGCGCGAGGACCGGGTCGATCTGGTCACAGTGGCAACGCCTAACGCTACCCATTTCGAAATCACCAAGGCTTTCCTTGAGAACGGGTTTCATGTCCTTTGCGAAAAGCCGATGACCATGACGGTCGAGGAGGGTGAGGAAATCGTCCGGATTTCCAGGGAAACCGGGAACATCTGCGCGGTCAACTATGGCTACACCGGCTATTCTCTTGTCCGGCACATGAAAGCGATGGTCGCGCGTGGCGATCTTGGAAAGATACGCTTGGTCAAGGCGGAATTTGCACACGGGCACCACGCTGACGCAGCCGATGCCGACAACCCGCGGGTCCGGTGGCGGTATGACCCGGCCCAGGCCGGGGTTTCGGCGCAATTCGCCGATTGCGGCATTCATGCGCTTCACATGGCGTCGTTTGTGACGGGGCAGGAAGTTAAACGCCTGTCCGCGGATACTGTTTCCTGCATCTCAAGCCGTGAGCTTGAAGATGATGCCATGGTGAATTTCCGAATGGATGGCGGAGCGGTTGGCCGGCTCTGGACGTCCTCTGTCGCGATTGGTCGGCAACACGGATTGACCCTTCAGATCTTTGGCGAAAAGGGCGGATTGCGGTGGTCCCAGGAGCAGCCCAACCAGCTCTACTGGATGCCGCTCAACGGACGCCTGGAGATCATTGAGCGCGGCGAAGGGGGGTTGTCCCCTGAGGCCGACCGGACGTCGCGGGTCACGATCGGGCATGCGGAAGGAATGCCGCTGGCATTTGCCAACATTTACACCGACCTCGCCGAAGCCATTCAGGCGCGCAAGAGCGGTAGGACTATGGATCCGGCGGCAGATCTTTACCCGCGGGCCGAAGACGGCTTGCGTTCAATGGCGGCGGTCTTTGCGGTCGCGGACAGCGGAAAACGTGAGGGTGTTTGGGTAGACGCCCGCCCGCCCATGTTCAGGTAG